The following coding sequences lie in one Streptomyces xiamenensis genomic window:
- a CDS encoding M6 family metalloprotease domain-containing protein, which translates to MPHIPSRPRRAFIAVGGSLALVMGSTPGTASVLPAHLLRAAAAVEGSCAPAEHEGLSVGMPTSPGYSATTGVVTALTVFIDFPGSEARGTTEERFAEFFPATSEYFATSSYGRLDYRAEPVHRWLRMSQPFEAYGIDRGAGWHPDDPQGYNRLLREIAAALDGEGLDLSAYDLVNVLATANAGPPATEKVLSVSFPGRPLAQTSSGTLSNVSFIWSRQPGESPYRVLVHENGHAFGLPDLYWTGQDSAPLLAGHWDVMEQDWGPTNDFLAWHKWKLGWLLPHEVVCVPGGAGVSDHLLRPVSDPATGLKLLALRTGDSEAIAVEVRARGELDRVVCRPGVLISRVDAAVPTGQGPVRVEDATPGSPGCQALPDPQVTAELTDAPFVPGETFTDEDARLRVEVLAAHPDGSHQVRVTRW; encoded by the coding sequence ATGCCCCACATACCCAGCCGCCCCCGGCGAGCCTTCATCGCCGTCGGCGGATCCCTTGCCCTGGTCATGGGTTCAACACCGGGCACGGCCTCCGTACTCCCCGCCCACCTGCTGCGCGCCGCCGCCGCGGTGGAGGGCTCCTGCGCGCCCGCCGAGCACGAGGGGCTCAGCGTCGGCATGCCCACCTCACCCGGCTACAGCGCCACCACCGGCGTCGTCACCGCCCTCACCGTCTTCATCGACTTCCCCGGCTCCGAGGCGCGCGGGACGACGGAGGAGCGGTTCGCCGAGTTCTTCCCGGCCACCAGCGAGTACTTCGCCACCAGCTCCTACGGGCGGCTCGACTACCGGGCCGAGCCCGTCCACCGCTGGCTGCGGATGTCCCAGCCCTTCGAGGCGTACGGCATCGACCGCGGCGCCGGCTGGCACCCGGACGATCCGCAGGGCTACAACCGGCTGCTGCGGGAGATCGCCGCCGCACTCGACGGCGAGGGCCTGGACCTGTCCGCGTACGACCTGGTCAACGTGCTGGCCACCGCGAACGCCGGCCCGCCCGCCACCGAGAAGGTGCTCTCCGTGTCCTTCCCCGGCCGCCCGCTGGCCCAGACCTCCTCCGGAACGCTCTCCAACGTCAGCTTCATCTGGAGCCGCCAGCCGGGCGAGAGCCCCTACCGGGTCCTGGTGCACGAGAACGGCCACGCCTTCGGCCTGCCCGACCTGTACTGGACCGGCCAGGACAGCGCCCCGCTGCTGGCCGGCCACTGGGACGTGATGGAACAGGACTGGGGGCCCACCAACGACTTCCTGGCCTGGCACAAGTGGAAGCTGGGCTGGCTGCTGCCCCACGAGGTGGTGTGCGTCCCGGGCGGCGCCGGGGTCAGCGACCATCTGCTGCGGCCGGTCTCCGATCCCGCCACCGGGCTGAAGCTGCTCGCCCTGCGCACCGGGGACAGCGAGGCGATCGCCGTCGAGGTGCGCGCCCGCGGCGAACTCGACCGCGTCGTGTGCCGCCCCGGTGTCCTCATATCCCGGGTGGACGCCGCCGTCCCCACCGGCCAGGGCCCCGTCCGGGTGGAGGACGCCACCCCCGGCTCGCCCGGCTGCCAGGCGCTGCCCGACCCGCAGGTCACCGCGGAGCTGACCGATGCCCCCTTCGTCCCCGGCGAAACCTTCACCGACGAGGATGCCCGGCTCCGTGTCGAGGTCCTCGCCGCCCACCCCGACGGCTCCCACCAGGTACGCGTCACCCGCTGGTGA